From Novipirellula artificiosorum, the proteins below share one genomic window:
- a CDS encoding aldolase catalytic domain-containing protein: protein MSEKAPWITYRPELKVLDCTIRDGGLINNHQFTDEVVRAVYDTCIQAGIDYMEIGYKNSPRLFPKSEFGAWRHCDEDDLNRVVGGHDAEKTGLKLAAMADAEKSDWKVQVVPRSESVLDLIRVAFYAHQVSEAVEMINHFHDLGYETMANLMAVSNITETEIDTVLESIAPTPAGTMVIVDSFGHLYREQIDRLYKKYAAAMEGTGKEIGIHAHNNMQLAFANTIEAIILGSNRVDATMLGLGRGAGNCPMEILLGFLRNPKFSLRPVIKLLQDHIIPLRDTVEWGPLIPFNITGQLNLHPQHAIKYRKSETKDDFVKFYDELKSEI from the coding sequence ATGTCCGAGAAAGCACCGTGGATTACTTATCGCCCCGAATTGAAAGTCTTGGATTGCACGATCCGGGATGGGGGGTTGATCAATAACCACCAATTTACCGATGAAGTCGTCCGAGCGGTCTACGATACTTGCATCCAAGCCGGCATCGACTACATGGAGATTGGATACAAGAACTCGCCGCGGTTGTTCCCCAAATCGGAATTTGGTGCTTGGCGTCATTGCGACGAAGACGATTTGAATCGAGTCGTGGGTGGCCACGATGCGGAAAAGACCGGGCTGAAATTGGCGGCCATGGCCGATGCCGAAAAAAGCGACTGGAAGGTTCAAGTCGTGCCACGCAGTGAAAGCGTGCTGGACCTGATTCGCGTGGCCTTCTATGCCCACCAGGTATCCGAGGCGGTCGAAATGATCAACCATTTCCATGATCTGGGCTACGAAACGATGGCCAACCTGATGGCGGTTTCGAACATCACCGAAACCGAAATCGACACGGTTCTCGAGAGCATTGCTCCCACGCCCGCAGGTACGATGGTGATTGTCGACAGTTTTGGGCATTTGTACCGAGAACAGATCGACCGACTTTACAAGAAATACGCTGCCGCGATGGAAGGTACCGGGAAAGAGATCGGGATTCACGCTCACAACAACATGCAGTTGGCGTTTGCCAACACGATCGAAGCGATCATTCTGGGATCGAATCGAGTCGATGCGACCATGTTGGGACTCGGTCGCGGTGCCGGCAATTGCCCAATGGAAATATTGCTCGGTTTCCTCCGAAACCCAAAATTCTCGCTGCGGCCCGTGATCAAGTTGCTGCAAGACCACATCATCCCGCTGCGTGACACGGTAGAATGGGGGCCGTTGATTCCCTTCAACATTACGGGACAATTGAACCTGCATCCTCAGCACGCGATCAAGTATCGCAAGTCAGAGACAAAGGATGACTTCGTCAAGTTCTATGATGAGCTCAAGTCGGAAATTTGA
- a CDS encoding FG-GAP-like repeat-containing protein: MDSARPQGSSCVAAGVLVVSRVSLFAVVLFAGCEPAAPPLPPRPVEVATSRSMIRSADGSRASVKQLLGEAEQAIVDENEAAAEFALKELLLQDPGHVRALFLMARLNGESDRLNEAIDLLAAIPSDDRMFGLAALGQRADYLRQIGQLNESIEVWREILQLDDSLDSVREFLVDDLYASGKRVEAGWELAEMVRRGVANEDHLRRLLNVTRWPKSREQIVEEQRKASEQPADSEEAVEASQPSTLGDAWDLIHEKRFRIAMQLLERIVDTDPSNEALSLLAMTQTDLQQYDLMHQTVSLGTEGIKRYPGYWIAIGDDWASQQKDDHAIAAYAQALWVEPTFELSHQRLIGALLRKGETELARKIDERRFALPGPIEAFVAVGPRQPEDIRAAKYLISDLQQLGQLEQACAWLRSVAPRHPEAFGDSEAVTRQCREMTSLPEEERRRVVLAGMELQDYPNPDMGIELSNRLSGSDAKQAFVPDGPPATPVLVNVAEQVGIEFAYHNLPDRVSRLMRLHESLGGGGAVLDYDLDGWIDFYFGQSSADPPEIMGTRPNALFRHVGNRFLDVTDFAGVDDRGYSICITAGDWNQDGFDDIVVGNLGVNRIFINQGDGSFVDRTESIGIDADTFTSSLALADVNSDTLVDLIEVNYADDPSIFDPLIVMPSGMAANYPGPNKFRSGLDVVWLANPDGTAKRIPLGSEVSEVNREAAETTGMSDRKSVPQIGDDANPGLGLAVTDFDGSTGLEFFITNDTRPNQYWRVKGPPESVQLSQVATTAGLATSCQGKTTACMGVTVADFDRNGMPDLVVTNWFDEWLCYYQQKSHGVFRDTAPLYGLDRFSDHHVGFGLQAIDYDNNGWVDLMIGNGHIDDFTHSGQAFRMRPQLLVNRGDHFIEADMPSSSELFWSTLQLTRTVIACDYNRDGRLDAVTTDLELPVAVIENRTEADPGFLQFQVVGTRAERSAIGTRIEILDSIPPLIAMVTAGTGYAGRPEPLVHFGLGNRVGKVDIRVTWPDGSTQRHNAVQPGARYLLIEKDSIVRLD, from the coding sequence TTGGATTCTGCTCGCCCGCAGGGGTCGAGTTGCGTGGCGGCTGGCGTGCTGGTGGTTTCGAGAGTGTCGCTGTTTGCGGTGGTGCTCTTTGCTGGCTGCGAACCCGCAGCGCCCCCGCTTCCACCTCGCCCCGTTGAGGTGGCGACGTCACGATCGATGATTCGATCCGCCGATGGATCTCGCGCTTCGGTCAAGCAATTGTTAGGCGAAGCGGAACAGGCCATCGTCGATGAAAACGAAGCTGCGGCCGAGTTTGCGTTGAAAGAATTGTTGCTTCAAGACCCTGGCCACGTCCGAGCCTTGTTTCTGATGGCTCGGCTCAATGGCGAATCGGATCGGCTAAATGAAGCCATCGATCTCTTGGCTGCGATTCCCTCAGACGACCGGATGTTTGGATTGGCAGCGCTGGGGCAAAGGGCCGACTATTTGCGGCAAATTGGCCAACTCAATGAATCGATCGAGGTTTGGCGTGAAATCTTGCAGCTCGATGATTCCCTCGATTCGGTCCGCGAGTTTCTGGTGGATGATCTTTATGCGTCGGGCAAGCGTGTCGAAGCTGGCTGGGAACTTGCGGAAATGGTCCGGCGGGGAGTGGCCAACGAAGATCATTTACGCCGATTGCTAAACGTAACGCGTTGGCCCAAATCTCGCGAGCAAATTGTCGAGGAGCAACGCAAAGCGTCCGAGCAACCTGCCGATTCCGAGGAAGCCGTTGAAGCCTCGCAGCCGTCGACCCTGGGTGATGCGTGGGACTTGATTCACGAAAAACGGTTTCGCATCGCAATGCAACTGCTGGAGCGGATTGTTGATACCGATCCATCGAACGAGGCATTGTCGCTGTTGGCGATGACCCAAACCGATCTTCAGCAATACGATTTGATGCATCAAACGGTCAGCCTAGGGACGGAGGGAATCAAGCGGTATCCCGGGTATTGGATCGCGATCGGTGATGATTGGGCGTCACAACAAAAGGACGATCATGCCATCGCCGCCTATGCTCAAGCACTGTGGGTTGAACCGACTTTCGAATTGTCACACCAACGACTGATCGGGGCACTGCTTCGCAAAGGTGAAACCGAGTTGGCTCGCAAGATCGACGAACGCCGGTTTGCGCTGCCGGGGCCGATCGAGGCCTTTGTGGCGGTGGGGCCTCGTCAACCCGAAGACATTCGGGCCGCGAAGTACTTGATTTCTGACTTGCAGCAACTCGGGCAACTGGAACAGGCGTGCGCATGGCTGCGTAGCGTTGCCCCCCGGCACCCAGAAGCGTTTGGTGATTCCGAGGCGGTTACTCGACAGTGTCGTGAGATGACGAGCTTGCCAGAGGAGGAACGTCGCCGAGTGGTCTTAGCCGGCATGGAATTGCAGGACTATCCCAATCCAGACATGGGGATCGAGTTGTCGAATAGGCTGTCAGGATCCGATGCGAAGCAAGCGTTTGTGCCCGATGGCCCTCCCGCGACGCCCGTTTTGGTCAATGTCGCCGAGCAAGTCGGCATCGAGTTCGCGTACCACAACCTACCCGACCGCGTGTCGCGTCTGATGCGATTGCACGAAAGCCTTGGCGGCGGCGGCGCGGTCCTGGACTATGACCTTGACGGTTGGATTGATTTCTACTTCGGCCAATCGTCCGCCGATCCACCCGAGATCATGGGGACACGGCCGAATGCCTTGTTTCGTCATGTCGGCAACCGCTTTCTGGATGTGACGGATTTTGCCGGGGTCGACGATCGGGGATACTCGATCTGTATCACCGCAGGTGATTGGAATCAGGATGGTTTTGATGACATTGTTGTTGGGAATCTCGGCGTCAATCGAATCTTTATCAATCAAGGCGACGGTTCCTTTGTTGATCGTACCGAGTCGATTGGAATTGACGCGGATACGTTCACCTCGTCACTTGCCTTGGCCGACGTCAATTCGGATACTTTGGTCGATTTGATCGAGGTCAACTATGCGGATGATCCAAGTATCTTCGACCCGCTCATCGTCATGCCGAGCGGCATGGCTGCCAATTATCCCGGCCCCAATAAATTCAGGTCCGGTTTGGATGTCGTATGGTTAGCCAACCCCGATGGAACCGCAAAACGGATTCCCCTTGGTAGCGAAGTCTCGGAAGTCAATCGGGAAGCGGCGGAAACCACCGGCATGTCGGATCGTAAATCGGTTCCGCAAATCGGTGACGATGCGAATCCTGGCTTGGGTTTAGCCGTTACCGACTTCGATGGATCAACGGGCCTCGAATTTTTTATCACCAATGACACTCGGCCAAACCAGTATTGGCGGGTCAAAGGCCCACCGGAATCGGTCCAGCTCTCGCAGGTGGCAACCACTGCGGGCTTGGCAACGAGTTGTCAAGGCAAGACAACGGCATGCATGGGAGTCACGGTTGCTGACTTTGACCGCAATGGCATGCCTGATCTGGTCGTGACAAATTGGTTTGATGAATGGCTTTGTTATTACCAGCAGAAGTCGCATGGCGTGTTTCGCGATACGGCGCCGCTGTACGGTTTGGATCGGTTCAGCGACCACCATGTAGGTTTCGGGTTGCAGGCGATTGATTATGACAACAACGGCTGGGTCGATCTGATGATTGGTAACGGGCACATTGATGATTTTACTCACAGCGGACAGGCGTTCCGCATGCGTCCGCAGTTGCTTGTCAATCGAGGTGACCATTTCATCGAAGCCGATATGCCGTCATCCTCCGAATTGTTTTGGTCAACACTGCAGTTGACCCGGACCGTGATCGCCTGTGACTACAACCGTGACGGGCGGCTTGATGCGGTCACGACGGATTTGGAGTTGCCGGTCGCCGTGATCGAGAATCGGACGGAAGCAGATCCTGGATTCTTGCAGTTTCAAGTCGTGGGAACCCGAGCGGAGCGTTCAGCGATCGGAACAAGAATTGAGATCCTCGACTCCATTCCGCCGTTAATCGCCATGGTGACCGCTGGCACCGGGTACGCTGGGCGTCCCGAACCGTTGGTCCACTTTGGCCTCGGAAATCGCGTTGGCAAGGTGGACATTCGGGTCACATGGCCCGATGGCAGTACCCAGCGGCACAACGCGGTCCAACCCGGGGCGCGATACTTGCTAATCGAAAAGGATTCGATCGTGCGACTGGATTGA
- a CDS encoding low molecular weight protein-tyrosine-phosphatase, translating into MIKRVLFVCMGNICRSPAGEAVMKRFAQEYGIDVIVESAGTHDYHIGKKPDPRMQTAAEARGYEMTSRARQVKAADLKPGRFDLVLAMDAENHADLHRMAKGSKLHIRMFGDYLDDHWPKDVPDPYYGGEEGFAEVLDMLEEGCPLILQTLAGEDIFDGAFDDE; encoded by the coding sequence ATGATCAAGCGTGTTTTATTCGTCTGCATGGGAAACATTTGTCGATCTCCCGCTGGCGAGGCCGTGATGAAACGGTTTGCCCAAGAATACGGGATCGATGTGATCGTGGAATCGGCCGGGACGCATGACTACCATATCGGAAAAAAGCCTGATCCGAGGATGCAAACTGCTGCCGAGGCCCGCGGTTATGAAATGACCAGTCGGGCGCGGCAAGTGAAGGCAGCCGACTTGAAACCGGGACGCTTTGACTTGGTATTAGCCATGGATGCTGAAAACCACGCGGATTTGCATCGTATGGCCAAGGGGTCGAAGCTGCACATCCGAATGTTTGGAGACTACCTCGACGATCATTGGCCCAAAGATGTCCCTGATCCTTACTATGGTGGTGAGGAAGGTTTTGCAGAGGTGTTGGACATGCTCGAAGAGGGATGCCCTTTGATTCTGCAAACGCTCGCCGGCGAGGATATTTTTGATGGGGCATTTGACGACGAGTAG
- a CDS encoding sugar phosphate isomerase/epimerase family protein — translation MTNSREQDMNKNVSTAGMHLNRRQLAIGSVGAAAVACLPKFLFAEDASPSRSTPPNPIAVSTYSYWRYRSDSKLSILECIDLAADTGFDAVEILHVQMEDESDAMLQRIKQRAFRLGLDLCGMSTHQSFVSPDADKRQENIDHTIRCIEMAYKMGIPTIRVNTGRWGTSGNFDELMANKGIEPRLEGYTDEDGFGWVRESFEKCLPTAETCGVVLGLENHWGLGRTAEGVLRVIGEVDSPWLRATMDTGNFLENQYDQYKQLAPEAVFVQAKTYYGGGTWYTLDIDYDRVASILRHVNYRGYISLEFEGSEPHETAIPKSLAMLRKAFA, via the coding sequence ATGACAAACTCCCGCGAGCAAGACATGAACAAGAACGTTTCTACGGCAGGTATGCATCTTAATCGGCGTCAATTGGCAATCGGGTCGGTCGGAGCCGCGGCAGTGGCCTGTTTGCCAAAGTTTCTTTTCGCCGAGGATGCTTCACCATCCCGCTCGACCCCACCCAATCCCATTGCGGTATCGACCTACTCGTATTGGCGTTACCGCAGCGATAGCAAGTTGTCGATTCTTGAGTGCATTGATTTGGCAGCTGACACGGGCTTCGATGCAGTCGAGATACTACACGTGCAGATGGAAGATGAATCGGATGCGATGCTGCAGCGCATCAAACAGCGCGCCTTCCGACTCGGTTTGGACCTTTGCGGCATGTCCACTCATCAATCGTTTGTTTCACCCGACGCGGACAAGCGTCAAGAAAACATTGACCACACGATCCGCTGTATCGAAATGGCGTACAAAATGGGCATCCCAACGATCCGTGTGAACACGGGGCGCTGGGGCACGTCGGGAAACTTCGACGAATTGATGGCCAACAAAGGGATCGAGCCGCGACTTGAAGGATACACCGATGAAGACGGATTTGGATGGGTTCGTGAATCGTTTGAAAAATGCTTGCCCACGGCCGAAACGTGTGGTGTCGTGTTGGGATTGGAAAACCACTGGGGACTTGGACGCACGGCAGAAGGGGTTTTAAGGGTGATCGGCGAGGTCGATTCGCCTTGGTTGCGAGCGACCATGGATACGGGCAACTTCTTAGAGAATCAGTACGACCAGTACAAACAACTTGCCCCCGAGGCCGTCTTCGTTCAGGCGAAGACGTACTATGGTGGCGGCACTTGGTACACGCTGGACATCGACTACGACCGAGTTGCCAGCATCCTGCGTCATGTGAACTATCGAGGCTACATTTCGCTGGAGTTCGAGGGAAGCGAACCGCACGAAACCGCAATCCCAAAAAGCTTGGCGATGCTGAGAAAAGCCTTCGCTTAG
- a CDS encoding 3-keto-disaccharide hydrolase codes for MLRPLRLALVFVVMNSSAAIAPAASPAEATQTNASKHMGVGAEPIDGGEVLFDGSRAMLDEKWTYWQGPRFASSLPIKWKIVKDPVGEGTVLMTDDPVAAGGLYGTADVVTKKLFRDFRLHVEFLITKPGGNSGVYLQNRYEIQVLDGDKTKHGMAAVINETESPYEAYNGIGKWNAYDIVFRAARFNDGERTHKALVTMYFNGNKVHENQPITRVWGGPNSGINGDNDDQGKGITDTPGGIKLQCEGHEVLYRNIWIKPMEYPSANTDF; via the coding sequence ATGTTGCGGCCTCTACGTCTTGCTCTTGTCTTTGTTGTCATGAACTCGTCCGCTGCAATCGCTCCGGCAGCGTCACCTGCCGAAGCGACGCAAACGAATGCGTCCAAGCACATGGGTGTTGGGGCCGAACCGATCGACGGCGGGGAGGTTCTGTTTGACGGTTCACGTGCGATGCTGGATGAAAAATGGACCTATTGGCAGGGCCCCAGGTTTGCATCGTCGCTTCCGATCAAATGGAAGATCGTAAAGGACCCGGTTGGCGAGGGGACCGTCTTGATGACCGACGATCCGGTTGCGGCTGGCGGATTGTATGGAACGGCGGACGTGGTGACAAAGAAATTGTTCCGCGACTTTCGCTTGCATGTGGAATTTCTGATCACCAAACCAGGTGGTAACAGCGGCGTGTACCTGCAAAACCGTTACGAAATCCAGGTGCTTGACGGTGACAAGACCAAGCATGGCATGGCTGCGGTGATCAACGAAACGGAGTCTCCTTACGAAGCCTACAACGGCATTGGCAAATGGAACGCGTACGACATTGTTTTCCGTGCAGCTCGATTCAACGACGGGGAGCGAACTCACAAGGCGCTTGTGACGATGTACTTCAACGGCAACAAGGTTCATGAAAACCAACCGATCACTCGAGTATGGGGAGGTCCGAATTCGGGAATCAATGGCGACAATGATGATCAAGGAAAGGGGATCACCGACACGCCGGGCGGTATCAAATTGCAGTGCGAAGGCCACGAAGTGCTGTACCGGAACATCTGGATTAAGCCGATGGAGTACCCCTCGGCCAATACCGATTTCTGA
- a CDS encoding sugar phosphate isomerase/epimerase family protein, translated as MKRRLFLQSLLAAGSVGCLASPLLGRAPILRQGPSRFQIGLAAYSLRDYFSFMKGKPRKAREDGPAIDMQGFLDYCVREGFDTAELTSYFFEPTPSKDYFLELKRKAYEQGLIISGTAIGNNFTIGKGPKLDAEIEQAKYWIDNAATLGAPHIRFFAGTRQQLDEQPERMAEAIDAIETCAQYAATQGIFLGVENHGKLTAEQCLTIMRQVQSPWVGMNLDTGNFSSDDPYADLEACVPYAVNVQVKASMHSASGKKTPADFDRIGNILRDAGYQGFVILEYEDSQPYENIPRLTDALRKALGQ; from the coding sequence ATGAAACGTCGCCTCTTTCTTCAAAGTCTACTGGCTGCCGGATCGGTCGGCTGCCTCGCCTCTCCCTTGCTGGGCCGGGCTCCCATTCTGCGACAAGGGCCGTCGCGATTCCAAATCGGATTAGCGGCTTACTCGCTACGCGACTACTTTTCCTTCATGAAAGGTAAACCGCGAAAGGCGCGCGAGGATGGCCCTGCGATCGATATGCAGGGGTTCCTCGATTACTGTGTCCGCGAGGGCTTCGATACTGCCGAATTGACCAGTTACTTTTTTGAACCGACTCCCTCCAAGGACTATTTTTTGGAGCTGAAACGTAAAGCGTATGAGCAGGGCTTGATCATCTCGGGGACTGCAATTGGCAACAACTTTACGATCGGCAAGGGACCAAAGTTGGATGCAGAAATCGAGCAGGCAAAGTACTGGATCGACAACGCCGCAACCCTTGGGGCACCGCATATTCGCTTCTTTGCGGGAACGCGGCAGCAACTTGACGAACAACCCGAGCGGATGGCTGAGGCGATCGACGCGATTGAAACGTGTGCTCAATACGCAGCAACCCAAGGCATTTTTCTGGGGGTGGAAAATCACGGCAAGCTGACAGCCGAACAATGCTTGACGATCATGCGGCAAGTGCAAAGCCCTTGGGTGGGGATGAACCTCGACACCGGCAACTTCAGCTCCGACGATCCCTACGCCGACCTCGAAGCATGTGTCCCCTATGCGGTCAACGTGCAAGTAAAAGCCAGCATGCACTCCGCGAGTGGGAAAAAAACGCCGGCAGATTTCGATCGGATCGGCAACATCCTTCGTGACGCTGGCTACCAAGGTTTCGTCATTTTGGAATACGAAGATTCGCAACCCTACGAGAACATTCCTCGCTTGACCGACGCACTTCGCAAAGCGCTCGGTCAATAA
- the flgK gene encoding flagellar hook-associated protein FlgK codes for MRWGFGMGLLGTIQQAKGGLDVAQIGLQVVGNNVANANTPGYIRQQLQQASSVAVRDGNLIKGHGVLPTGIVQVIDQALAERMMNAKTALTGAEALEKAYNQLEELSSDLDNTGLSQQFSQFNNSIHELSAQPGDTSLREFVILQGETLASNLRRTRENAVAQQITWDGDFKEMANQINRLTERIAELNLEISTIEGGGGLRNSDATGLRDQRYRDLEELSTYVQINYQEQASGAVNVFVGGDYLVSNSNQRDVFSDYSESAGGQEIRIIETDSPLQVTGGKIAASKQARDGVFGDYIQKLDKIAAALIRSVNEVHSQGQGREAYQSLTSSFQGEGGVPLASSGMTFIPDNGTFDMNLVDDAGEILSTHQIAVRRLGQVSDSSINSVVAEIDAIAGISASVTSEGYVEIISDSPTSGFTFGEDTSGFLAAIGINTFFVGKNAVDIDVNAQLKRNSDLLAISSGGIGEDTDALTRLVDLVDRPLDELDGRSVRGVYEGTLASLGQKVSLQSSETEGLRNFHSTLESQHLSITGVNIDEESIKMIAYQRAFQASSKVIATAAEMLDILVNL; via the coding sequence GTGCGTTGGGGATTCGGTATGGGCCTTCTCGGGACGATTCAGCAAGCAAAAGGTGGGCTGGATGTTGCGCAAATTGGGCTGCAGGTGGTCGGCAATAATGTTGCCAATGCCAATACGCCCGGCTATATCCGCCAGCAACTACAGCAGGCGTCTTCGGTCGCGGTTCGTGACGGGAACCTGATCAAAGGTCATGGCGTGTTGCCGACCGGCATCGTCCAAGTCATCGACCAGGCACTCGCCGAGCGAATGATGAATGCCAAGACCGCACTGACGGGTGCCGAGGCATTAGAAAAGGCCTACAACCAACTCGAAGAGCTGTCTTCGGACTTGGACAATACGGGCTTGAGTCAACAATTCTCACAGTTCAACAACTCGATTCATGAATTGTCCGCTCAACCCGGTGACACCTCGTTGCGAGAGTTCGTGATCTTGCAAGGCGAGACGCTGGCGAGCAACCTTCGTCGAACTCGCGAAAACGCGGTCGCTCAGCAGATCACTTGGGACGGTGATTTCAAAGAAATGGCCAATCAAATCAATCGCTTGACCGAGCGGATCGCAGAACTGAACCTCGAGATCTCGACCATCGAGGGGGGTGGCGGACTTCGCAATAGCGATGCGACGGGGCTGCGCGATCAACGGTACCGCGACCTCGAAGAGCTTTCCACCTACGTCCAAATCAACTACCAAGAACAAGCCAGCGGTGCGGTCAACGTCTTTGTCGGTGGCGACTACTTAGTCAGCAATAGCAACCAACGAGACGTGTTCAGCGACTACAGCGAATCGGCGGGTGGCCAGGAAATTCGGATCATTGAAACAGATTCGCCGCTCCAGGTGACCGGTGGAAAAATAGCCGCTTCCAAACAAGCACGCGACGGAGTCTTTGGAGACTATATTCAAAAGCTTGATAAGATCGCCGCCGCTCTGATTCGCAGTGTGAACGAGGTGCATTCGCAAGGACAGGGACGCGAAGCGTACCAATCGTTAACCTCAAGCTTCCAGGGCGAAGGTGGCGTTCCGTTAGCATCGTCCGGTATGACCTTCATTCCGGACAACGGCACCTTTGACATGAATCTGGTGGACGACGCAGGCGAGATCTTGTCGACTCACCAAATCGCTGTCCGACGACTTGGCCAAGTCAGTGATTCGTCGATCAATTCGGTTGTCGCAGAGATCGACGCGATTGCGGGAATCTCGGCCAGTGTCACCAGCGAGGGATACGTCGAGATTATCTCGGATTCGCCAACCTCAGGATTCACGTTTGGCGAAGACACCAGCGGTTTTTTGGCGGCGATTGGAATCAACACGTTTTTCGTCGGCAAGAACGCAGTCGACATTGACGTCAACGCACAACTCAAACGCAATAGCGATCTCTTGGCGATCAGCAGTGGGGGCATTGGAGAAGACACCGATGCACTCACTCGCTTGGTGGATCTGGTCGATCGTCCGCTCGATGAACTCGACGGTCGCAGCGTTCGCGGAGTCTACGAAGGCACGCTGGCAAGCCTCGGGCAAAAGGTCAGTTTGCAGAGCAGTGAAACCGAAGGGCTGCGTAATTTTCACTCAACCTTGGAAAGCCAGCATCTCTCGATCACCGGCGTCAACATTGATGAGGAATCGATCAAGATGATTGCCTATCAACGCGCCTTTCAAGCATCCTCCAAAGTGATCGCGACCGCCGCCGAGATGCTTGACATCTTGGTCAACCTCTAG
- a CDS encoding TIGR00282 family metallophosphoesterase, with protein MRVLFLGDLVGKPGYSATLQYARALRHELDLDALVVNAENAADGSGLTNRQFSRLLDAGVDAITMGDHIYREWELAKTLRKSDRIVKPANFPPDAPGRCWTTITTSAGETLAIVSLLGRVFMRPVDCPFQAIDRVLHELDGVTSHILVDLHAEATSDKQVIGRYLDGRVSAVLGTHTHVPTADACLFPGGTAFQCDVGMCGAYESIIGRDIARVTLTTRTNEPCHFYVATHDVRLCGALVETDSAGRATSIERFEKKIPTS; from the coding sequence ATGCGAGTTCTTTTCCTTGGCGATCTTGTTGGCAAACCGGGTTACTCGGCGACGCTTCAATACGCGCGGGCGCTTCGACACGAGTTGGATTTGGATGCGCTGGTGGTGAACGCGGAGAACGCGGCCGACGGATCCGGCTTGACGAATCGTCAGTTTTCGCGACTCCTCGATGCGGGGGTCGATGCGATCACGATGGGCGACCACATCTATCGCGAATGGGAACTCGCCAAAACACTTCGCAAGAGTGATCGAATCGTCAAGCCCGCGAATTTCCCTCCGGATGCGCCCGGACGCTGCTGGACCACGATCACAACGAGTGCGGGGGAAACGCTTGCGATCGTCTCGCTACTCGGGCGAGTCTTCATGCGGCCTGTCGATTGTCCTTTTCAAGCGATCGATCGAGTGCTGCATGAACTCGACGGCGTGACCAGCCATATCCTTGTCGATCTCCACGCCGAAGCGACTAGCGACAAACAAGTCATCGGTCGCTACTTAGACGGGCGTGTTTCGGCCGTGTTGGGGACTCACACCCATGTTCCGACGGCTGACGCATGTCTCTTTCCAGGTGGGACGGCATTTCAGTGTGACGTAGGGATGTGCGGTGCGTATGAGAGTATCATAGGCCGTGACATCGCGAGAGTGACACTCACGACGCGAACGAATGAACCGTGCCATTTCTATGTCGCAACCCATGACGTCCGCTTGTGCGGCGCGCTTGTCGAAACGGATTCAGCGGGTCGTGCGACATCGATTGAACGATTTGAGAAAAAAATACCCACGAGCTAA